A window of Castanea sativa cultivar Marrone di Chiusa Pesio chromosome 1, ASM4071231v1 contains these coding sequences:
- the LOC142625072 gene encoding uncharacterized protein LOC142625072 codes for MISRSKEADFSDNQEANSIDDKITKASSSSTPWLRLKDPRIVRVSRAFGGKDRHSKVCTIRGLRDRRVRLSVPTAIQLYDLQDRLGLNQPSKVVDWLLNAAKHEINELPPLPIPPGNFSLDPSNIEVGVSHCNEGFKMNSNFEWEGSSALSKSNLWSSDAFWRAKSKEAARGANPKENWTKRNEVEGNESHGEQVSSNNFLPRASHPSLPAGLLNTTAIPYNYQWDPSNFPPTHFGSHGFTSQTEDQPNYSVMSLPSTLSLSTGGPQILVCPPGTTQPFFPSHAMASGETDMRQVNHFQMLSSSSHTHLPNSLTPPVYPTSQTIRSFNFNVTPPKPLHSPTSSGCQPNNDQEFPSK; via the coding sequence ATGATATCAAGGTCAAAGGAAGCAGATTTTTCAGATAATCAGGAAGCCAATTCAATTGATGACAAAATCACTAAGGCTTCGTCTAGTTCAACACCATGGTTGAGACTGAAGGATCCAAGGATAGTCCGGGTGTCGCGTGCTTTTGGAGGAAAAGACAGGCATAGCAAAGTTTGCACCATAAGAGGATTGAGAGACAGGCGAGTGAGGCTTTCGGTACCCACTGCAATTCAATTGTATGATCTTCAAGATAGGCTTGGGCTCAATCAGCCAAGCAAAGTTGTTGATTGGTTACTCAATGCAGCTAAGCATGAGATCAATGAGCTTCCACCACTGCCAATACCCCCTGGGAACTTCAGCCTAGATCCTTCTAACATTGAAGTTGGTGTTTCTCATTGTAATGAGGGGTTTAAGATGAATAGCAATTTTGAATGGGAAGGTTCAAGTGCATTATCCAAATCAAACCTTTGGAGTTCAGACGCTTTTTGGAGGGCTAAATCTAAAGAAGCTGCAAGGGGAgcaaatccaaaagaaaattggACAAAAAGGAATGAAGTTGAAGGTAATGAAAGTCATGGTGAACAAGTTTCATCTAATAATTTCTTGCCAAGAGCTAGTCACCCTTCCTTACCTGCAGGTTTGTTGAATACTACAGCCATACCATATAATTATCAATGGGATCCTTCAAATTTTCCACCAACACATTTTGGAAGCCATGGATTCACATCCCAAACAGAAGATCAGCCCAACTATAGTGTCATGTCATTGCCTTCTACGTTGTCTTTATCAACTGGTGGGCCTCAAATTTTGGTATGTCCTCCAGGAACAACACAACCTTTCTTTCCTTCCCATGCCATGGCTTCAGGGGAGACTGATATGAGACAAGTGAACCATTTTCAAATGTTGAGCTCAAGTTCACATACCCATTTGCCAAATTCTCTTACACCACCTGTATACCCTACAAGCCAAACAATAAGATCGTTCAATTTCAATGTGACTCCTCCTAAGCCTCTTCATTCTCCAACCAGCAGTGGATGTCAGCCAAATAATGACCAAGAGTTTCCTTCAAAATGA